In Xanthomonas sacchari, a genomic segment contains:
- the edd gene encoding phosphogluconate dehydratase, translating into MSLHPTLHAITERIRERSAPSRRAYLAGIDAALRDGPFRSRLSCGNLAHGFAACGPTDKSRLEGGITPNLGIITAYNDMLSAHQPFEHYPEIIRSTARALGATAQVAGGVPAMCDGVTQGRPGMELSLFSRDVIAQATAIGLSHDMFDTSLYLGVCDKIVPGLLIGALAFGHLPAVFVPAGPMTPGIPNKQKAEVRERYAAGQATREELLAAESASYHAPGTCTFYGTANSNQVLLEAMGVQLPGASFVNPGTPLREALTQQATERALRITALGTDFRPLGRLIDERAIVNAVVALMATGGSTNHTIHWLAVARAAGIVLTWDDLDALSQLVPLLARVYPNGEADVNHFAAAGGIGFVFRELMDAGLMHDDLATIVPGGMRAYGDEPCLQDGKLAYVPSPAKSADEAVVRPASNPFEAQGGLRLLRGNLGRSLIKLSAVKPQFRTIEAPAVVIDAPQALNKLHAAGALPHDFVVVLRYQGPRANGMPELHSLAPLLGLLQNQGRRVALVTDGRLSGASGKFPAAIHVTPEAARGGPLARVREGDIVRLDGEAGTLEVLVDAAEWAARPLAPNTAPAAHDLGRNLFGLNRRMVGPADQGALSISCGPPAADGDLWNYDAEYDLGRDAEAAAAPHEAKDA; encoded by the coding sequence ATGAGCCTGCATCCAACCCTCCACGCGATCACCGAACGCATCCGTGAACGCAGTGCGCCGTCGCGGCGCGCCTACCTGGCCGGCATCGATGCCGCGCTGCGCGACGGCCCGTTCCGCAGCCGCCTGAGCTGCGGCAACCTCGCCCACGGCTTCGCCGCCTGCGGCCCCACCGACAAGAGCCGGCTGGAAGGCGGGATCACCCCCAACCTCGGCATCATCACCGCCTACAACGACATGCTCTCGGCGCACCAGCCGTTCGAGCACTACCCGGAGATCATCCGCAGCACCGCGCGCGCGCTCGGCGCCACCGCGCAGGTCGCCGGCGGCGTGCCGGCGATGTGCGACGGCGTGACCCAGGGTCGGCCGGGCATGGAGCTGTCGCTGTTCTCGCGCGACGTGATCGCCCAGGCCACCGCGATCGGCCTGAGCCACGACATGTTCGACACCAGCCTGTACCTGGGCGTGTGCGACAAGATCGTGCCCGGCCTGCTGATCGGGGCGCTGGCCTTCGGCCACCTGCCGGCGGTGTTCGTGCCGGCCGGGCCGATGACCCCGGGCATCCCCAACAAGCAGAAGGCCGAGGTGCGCGAGCGCTACGCCGCCGGCCAGGCCACCCGCGAGGAACTGCTGGCCGCCGAATCGGCGTCCTACCACGCCCCCGGCACCTGCACCTTCTACGGCACCGCCAACTCCAACCAGGTGCTGCTGGAAGCGATGGGCGTGCAGTTGCCCGGCGCCTCCTTCGTCAACCCCGGCACCCCGCTGCGCGAGGCGCTGACCCAGCAGGCGACCGAGCGCGCGCTGCGCATCACCGCGCTGGGCACCGACTTCCGCCCGCTGGGCCGGTTGATCGACGAGCGCGCCATCGTCAACGCCGTGGTCGCGCTGATGGCCACCGGCGGTTCCACCAACCACACCATCCACTGGCTGGCGGTGGCGCGCGCGGCCGGCATCGTGCTGACCTGGGACGACCTGGACGCGCTGTCGCAGCTGGTGCCGCTGCTGGCGCGGGTGTATCCGAACGGCGAGGCCGACGTGAACCACTTCGCCGCCGCCGGCGGCATCGGCTTCGTGTTCCGCGAGCTGATGGACGCCGGGCTGATGCACGACGACCTGGCCACCATCGTGCCCGGCGGCATGCGCGCCTACGGCGACGAGCCGTGCCTGCAGGACGGCAAGCTGGCCTACGTGCCGAGCCCGGCCAAGAGCGCCGACGAGGCGGTGGTGCGCCCGGCGTCCAACCCGTTCGAGGCGCAGGGCGGCCTGCGCCTGCTGCGCGGCAACCTCGGCCGCTCGCTGATCAAGCTGTCGGCGGTGAAGCCGCAGTTCCGCACCATCGAAGCCCCGGCCGTGGTGATCGACGCGCCGCAGGCGCTGAACAAGCTGCATGCCGCCGGCGCGCTGCCGCACGACTTCGTGGTGGTGCTGCGCTACCAGGGACCGCGGGCCAACGGCATGCCGGAACTGCATTCGCTGGCGCCGCTGCTGGGCCTGCTGCAGAACCAGGGCCGGCGCGTGGCGCTGGTCACCGACGGGCGCCTGTCCGGCGCCTCCGGCAAGTTCCCCGCGGCCATCCACGTGACCCCGGAAGCGGCGCGCGGCGGCCCGCTGGCGCGGGTGCGCGAAGGCGACATCGTGCGCCTGGACGGCGAGGCCGGCACCCTGGAAGTGCTGGTCGACGCCGCCGAGTGGGCGGCACGCCCGCTGGCGCCGAACACCGCGCCGGCCGCGCACGACCTGGGCCGCAACCTGTTCGGGCTCAACCGCCGCATGGTCGGCCCCGCCGACCAGGGCGCGCTGTCGATCTCCTGCGGCCCGCCGGCCGCCGACGGCGACCTGTGGAACTACGACGCCGAGTACGACCTGGGCCGCGATGCCGAAGCCGCCGCCGCGCCGCACGAGGCCAAGGACGCCTGA
- a CDS encoding bifunctional 4-hydroxy-2-oxoglutarate aldolase/2-dehydro-3-deoxy-phosphogluconate aldolase, with the protein MTIAEHQTKAEQLLRAAGILPVVTVHSLEEARRVSAALLEGGLPAIELTLRTPVAMEALAMLKRELPDIVIGAGTVLTATQLQQSIDAGADFIVTPGTTPTLADALAQAPLPVVPGAATPSELLALMERGFRVCKLFPASAVGGLAMLKGLAGPLAELKLCPTGGIGESTAAEYLAQPNVVCIGGSWMVPKDWLADGAWDKVRESSAKAAAIVAAAR; encoded by the coding sequence ATGACCATCGCCGAACACCAGACCAAGGCCGAACAACTGCTGCGCGCGGCCGGCATCCTGCCCGTCGTCACCGTCCACAGCCTGGAGGAGGCCCGCCGCGTGTCGGCCGCGCTGCTCGAAGGCGGACTGCCGGCGATCGAACTGACCCTGCGCACGCCGGTGGCGATGGAAGCGCTGGCGATGCTCAAGCGCGAACTGCCGGACATCGTGATCGGCGCCGGCACCGTGCTCACCGCCACCCAGCTGCAGCAGTCGATCGACGCCGGCGCCGACTTCATCGTCACCCCGGGCACCACCCCGACCCTGGCCGACGCGCTGGCGCAGGCGCCGCTGCCGGTGGTGCCGGGCGCGGCCACCCCGAGCGAACTGCTGGCGCTGATGGAACGCGGTTTCCGCGTGTGCAAGCTGTTCCCCGCCTCCGCCGTCGGCGGCCTGGCGATGCTCAAGGGCCTGGCCGGCCCCCTGGCCGAGCTCAAGCTCTGCCCCACCGGCGGCATCGGCGAAAGCACCGCCGCCGAGTACCTGGCGCAACCCAACGTGGTCTGCATCGGCGGCTCGTGGATGGTGCCCAAGGACTGGCTGGCCGACGGCGCCTGGGACAAGGTGCGCGAGAGCTCGGCGAAGGCGGCGGCGATTGTGGCGGCGGCGCGGTAG
- a CDS encoding discoidin domain-containing protein yields the protein MLGLAAAHAVAAPPTSTVTLDSFNDLDKWQIVVSNQVTASTRLVQAPSGGRAKALCLDYDFNGVSGYAGIRRSVPIDYPDNYQFSFQLRGDSPSNDLQFKLVDASGDNVWWVNRPRYAFPTQWSTVTFKKRQIDKAWGPSPEKELTRSAQIEFTIYNQVGGAGTVCFDQLTLTPLPPQDTSPLTVKVSTDTAPALEQRIADGKPDTVWYSGNAKTQTVMLDLGKVREFGGAKVQWAPGVYASRYTVQGSADGRSWRELRTVTAGNGGTDWLALPETEARYVRFDLQDGPSFRYGIADIALQPLAFAATQNDFIKSVAAQSTRGWFPRGFSGEQPYWTIVGLDGGREQGLVGEDGAIEVGKGGFSIEPFLLLDGKRLSWADVKTAQSLQDDYLPIPSVDWSHDNAALRVTAFVQGEPERAQLVARYRLSNPSKQPHDYTLALAVRPFQVNPPSQFLNTVGGVSPIRSLAFAGTQVQVNGQPRVFAVQKPDAAYASAFDAGIDIERLGTDASGLPQQAQDPDGLASGALLYRGRLAPGEVREVALVIPQTGNAGLPPGFDAARAQQQVAAQWHEKLDRVQLHVPAQGKAVTDTLRTALAHMLISRIGPRLQPGTRSYSRSWIRDGAMISEGLLRLGRADVVREYVAWYAPYQFANGMVPCCVDDRGSDPVPENDSHGELIYSVADYYRYSGDRAFLEQMWPHVLGAYTYMEQLRLSERTDENRARNAAFYGMMPASISHEGYSAKPMHSYWDNFWALRGYKDAVSIAAELGRIDDAARFAASRDQFRQDLYASLESATQQHHIDFLPGSAELGDFDPTSSTIALAPGGEQGRLPPTLLDNTFARYWSEFVGRRDGTREWKDYTPYEWRNVSAFVRLGWRERAWEATQFFFKDRTPQPWNQWAEVVSRTPRKPFFLGDLPHAWVASDFVRSVLDMFAYARDVDDSLVLAAGIPADWFDGKGVAIEQLRTPQGPLSYQLRRQKNRLLLNIPEGLRVPSGGLVLPWPYPGEPGRTLVNGEAAQWEHGELRIHALPADVQIEVR from the coding sequence ATGCTGGGACTGGCGGCCGCCCATGCCGTCGCCGCGCCGCCGACCTCCACGGTGACGCTGGACAGCTTCAACGATCTGGACAAGTGGCAGATCGTCGTCTCCAACCAGGTCACCGCCTCGACCCGGCTGGTGCAGGCGCCCAGCGGCGGCCGCGCCAAGGCGCTGTGCCTGGACTACGACTTCAACGGCGTGTCCGGCTATGCCGGCATCCGCCGCAGCGTGCCGATCGACTACCCGGACAACTATCAATTCTCGTTCCAGTTGCGCGGCGATTCGCCGAGCAACGACCTGCAGTTCAAGCTGGTCGACGCCAGCGGCGACAACGTGTGGTGGGTCAACCGGCCGCGCTACGCGTTCCCCACGCAATGGAGCACGGTCACCTTCAAGAAGCGGCAGATCGACAAGGCCTGGGGGCCGAGCCCGGAGAAGGAGCTGACCCGCAGCGCGCAGATCGAGTTCACCATCTACAACCAGGTCGGCGGCGCCGGCACGGTGTGCTTCGACCAGCTGACCCTGACCCCGTTGCCGCCGCAGGACACCTCGCCGCTGACGGTCAAGGTCAGCACCGATACCGCCCCGGCGCTGGAGCAACGCATCGCCGACGGCAAGCCGGACACGGTCTGGTACAGCGGCAACGCCAAGACCCAGACGGTGATGCTGGACCTGGGCAAGGTCCGCGAGTTCGGCGGCGCCAAGGTGCAGTGGGCGCCGGGCGTGTACGCCTCGCGCTACACCGTGCAGGGCTCGGCCGACGGGCGCAGCTGGCGCGAGTTGCGCACCGTGACCGCCGGCAATGGCGGCACCGACTGGCTGGCGCTGCCGGAGACCGAGGCGCGTTATGTGCGCTTCGACCTGCAGGACGGCCCCAGTTTCCGCTACGGCATCGCCGACATCGCGCTGCAGCCACTGGCCTTCGCCGCGACCCAGAACGATTTCATCAAGTCGGTGGCGGCGCAGTCCACCCGCGGCTGGTTCCCGCGCGGCTTCAGCGGCGAGCAGCCGTACTGGACCATCGTCGGCCTGGACGGCGGCCGCGAACAAGGGTTGGTCGGCGAGGACGGCGCGATCGAGGTGGGCAAGGGCGGCTTCAGCATCGAACCGTTCCTGCTGCTGGACGGCAAGCGCCTGAGCTGGGCCGACGTCAAGACCGCGCAGAGCCTGCAGGACGACTACCTGCCGATTCCCAGCGTGGACTGGAGCCACGACAACGCCGCGCTGCGCGTGACCGCCTTCGTGCAGGGCGAGCCGGAGCGGGCGCAACTGGTGGCGCGCTACCGGCTCAGCAACCCGAGCAAGCAGCCGCACGACTACACCCTGGCGCTGGCGGTGCGCCCGTTCCAGGTCAATCCGCCCAGCCAGTTCCTCAACACGGTCGGCGGGGTCAGCCCGATCCGCTCGCTGGCCTTCGCCGGCACGCAGGTGCAGGTCAACGGCCAGCCGCGGGTGTTCGCGGTGCAGAAGCCCGACGCCGCCTACGCCAGCGCGTTCGACGCCGGCATCGACATCGAACGGCTCGGCACCGACGCCAGCGGCCTGCCGCAGCAGGCGCAGGACCCGGACGGCCTGGCCTCCGGCGCCTTGCTGTACCGCGGGCGCCTGGCCCCGGGCGAGGTGCGCGAGGTAGCGCTGGTGATCCCGCAGACCGGCAACGCCGGCCTGCCGCCGGGCTTCGACGCGGCGCGCGCGCAGCAGCAGGTGGCGGCGCAGTGGCACGAGAAGCTGGACCGCGTGCAGCTGCACGTGCCGGCGCAGGGCAAGGCGGTCACCGACACGCTGCGCACCGCGCTGGCGCACATGCTGATCTCGCGGATCGGGCCGCGTCTGCAGCCGGGCACGCGCTCGTACTCGCGCAGCTGGATCCGCGACGGCGCGATGATTTCCGAAGGCCTGCTGCGGCTGGGCCGCGCCGACGTGGTCCGCGAGTACGTGGCGTGGTACGCGCCGTACCAGTTCGCCAACGGCATGGTGCCGTGCTGCGTGGACGACCGCGGCAGCGACCCGGTGCCGGAGAACGACAGCCATGGCGAACTGATCTACAGCGTCGCCGACTACTACCGCTACAGCGGCGACCGCGCGTTCCTGGAGCAGATGTGGCCGCACGTGCTCGGCGCCTACACCTACATGGAGCAACTGCGGCTCAGCGAACGCACCGACGAGAACCGCGCGCGCAATGCCGCCTTCTACGGCATGATGCCGGCGTCGATCAGCCACGAGGGCTACTCGGCCAAGCCGATGCACTCGTACTGGGACAATTTCTGGGCGCTGCGCGGCTACAAGGACGCGGTGAGCATCGCCGCCGAACTGGGCCGCATCGACGACGCCGCACGCTTCGCCGCCTCGCGCGACCAGTTCCGCCAGGACCTGTACGCCTCGCTGGAGAGTGCGACCCAGCAGCACCACATCGACTTCCTGCCGGGGTCGGCGGAGCTGGGCGATTTCGACCCGACCTCCAGCACCATCGCGCTGGCACCGGGCGGCGAGCAGGGCCGGCTGCCGCCGACGCTGCTCGACAACACCTTCGCGCGCTACTGGAGCGAGTTCGTCGGCCGCCGCGACGGTACCCGCGAATGGAAGGACTACACCCCCTACGAGTGGCGCAACGTGTCCGCGTTCGTGCGCCTGGGCTGGCGCGAGCGCGCCTGGGAGGCGACGCAGTTCTTCTTCAAGGACCGCACGCCGCAGCCCTGGAACCAGTGGGCCGAAGTGGTCTCGCGCACGCCGCGCAAGCCGTTCTTCCTCGGCGACCTGCCGCATGCCTGGGTCGCCTCGGACTTCGTGCGCTCGGTGCTGGACATGTTCGCCTACGCCCGCGACGTCGACGACAGCCTGGTGCTGGCCGCAGGCATTCCGGCCGACTGGTTCGACGGCAAGGGCGTGGCGATCGAACAGTTGCGCACCCCGCAGGGCCCGTTGAGCTACCAGCTGCGGCGGCAGAAGAACCGGCTGCTGCTGAACATCCCCGAGGGCCTGCGCGTGCCCAGCGGCGGCCTGGTGCTGCCGTGGCCGTACCCGGGCGAACCGGGCCGCACCCTGGTCAACGGCGAAGCGGCGCAGTGGGAACACGGCGAACTGCGCATCCATGCGTTGCCGGCGGATGTGCAGATTGAGGTGCGGTGA
- a CDS encoding carbohydrate ABC transporter permease, whose product MSREIGASRWNTLLVNGGLLLLAVISLAPLLWMVSVSFMPAGQASRFPPPMLPTGATLANYGELFSRTGMARNFANSLLVSCAITFGSLLINTMAGYAFAKLRFVGKERIFQILLAALVIPAQVAMLPLFLLMKQLHLVNNFGGVIVPALATVFGIFLVRQYARSIPDELLEAARIDGAGELRIFFQIVLPMLKPVLVTLTIFTFMAAWNDFMWPLIVLTDQEHYTLPVALAALSREHIMDVEMMMAGAVVTVVPVLALFLALQRYYIQGLLLGSVKG is encoded by the coding sequence ATGAGCCGGGAGATCGGCGCCTCGCGCTGGAACACGCTGCTGGTCAACGGCGGGCTGCTGCTGCTCGCCGTGATCAGCCTGGCGCCGCTGTTGTGGATGGTGTCGGTGTCGTTCATGCCGGCGGGGCAGGCCAGCCGCTTCCCGCCGCCGATGCTGCCCACCGGCGCCACCCTGGCCAACTATGGCGAGCTGTTCTCGCGCACCGGCATGGCGCGCAACTTCGCCAACAGCCTGCTGGTGTCCTGCGCGATCACCTTCGGCTCGCTGCTGATCAACACCATGGCCGGCTATGCCTTCGCCAAGCTGCGCTTCGTCGGCAAGGAACGGATCTTCCAGATCCTGCTGGCGGCGCTGGTGATCCCGGCGCAGGTGGCGATGCTGCCGCTGTTCCTGCTGATGAAGCAGCTGCACCTGGTCAACAACTTCGGCGGCGTGATCGTGCCGGCGCTAGCGACGGTGTTCGGCATCTTCCTGGTGCGCCAGTACGCGCGTTCGATCCCGGACGAGCTGCTGGAGGCCGCCCGTATCGACGGCGCCGGCGAGTTGCGGATCTTCTTCCAGATCGTGCTGCCGATGCTCAAGCCGGTGCTGGTCACGCTGACCATCTTCACCTTCATGGCCGCGTGGAACGACTTCATGTGGCCGCTGATCGTGCTGACCGACCAGGAGCACTACACCTTGCCGGTGGCCCTGGCGGCGCTGTCACGCGAGCACATCATGGACGTGGAGATGATGATGGCCGGCGCGGTGGTCACGGTGGTTCCGGTGCTGGCCCTGTTCCTGGCCCTGCAGCGCTACTACATCCAGGGCCTGCTGCTCGGCAGCGTGAAGGGGTGA
- a CDS encoding carbohydrate ABC transporter permease, whose protein sequence is MKRGSLIGWLFAGPALIVIGVFFGLPVLSALALSVTDFDLYSLADRHNLRFVGFGNYIELLQTPMFWKSLWNTTYFVIVGVPLSIGASLGAALLLNAPVARFKALFRTALFAPVVTTLVAVAVIWRYLFHTSYGLVNYGLAHLGIGPIDWLGDPHWAMPTIMLFAVWKNFGYNMVIFLAGLQAIPQDLYEAARIDGASKWRQFLHITLPMLGPVLLVVGVITVSGYFQLFAEPYVMTRGDPLQSTVSVLYYMFEEGFKWWNLGRASAVAFLLFLIILGVTTVMLRFGRKRDLV, encoded by the coding sequence ATGAAGCGCGGTTCCCTGATCGGCTGGCTGTTCGCCGGCCCGGCGCTGATCGTGATCGGCGTGTTCTTCGGCCTGCCGGTGCTGTCGGCGCTGGCGCTGAGCGTCACCGACTTCGACCTGTACTCGCTGGCCGACCGCCACAACCTGCGCTTCGTCGGCTTCGGCAACTACATCGAGTTGCTGCAGACGCCGATGTTCTGGAAGTCGCTGTGGAACACCACGTACTTCGTGATCGTCGGCGTGCCGCTGTCCATCGGCGCCTCGCTGGGCGCGGCGCTGCTGCTGAACGCGCCGGTGGCGCGCTTCAAGGCGCTGTTCCGCACCGCGCTGTTCGCGCCGGTGGTGACCACGCTGGTGGCGGTGGCGGTGATCTGGCGCTACCTGTTCCACACCAGCTACGGCCTGGTCAACTACGGCCTGGCGCACCTGGGCATCGGCCCGATCGACTGGCTCGGCGATCCGCACTGGGCGATGCCGACGATCATGCTGTTCGCGGTGTGGAAGAACTTCGGCTACAACATGGTGATCTTCCTCGCCGGGCTGCAGGCGATCCCGCAGGACCTGTACGAGGCCGCGCGTATCGACGGCGCCTCGAAGTGGCGGCAGTTCCTGCACATCACCCTGCCGATGCTCGGGCCGGTGCTGCTGGTGGTCGGGGTGATCACCGTGTCCGGCTACTTCCAGCTGTTCGCCGAACCCTACGTGATGACCCGCGGCGATCCGCTGCAGAGCACGGTCAGCGTGCTGTACTACATGTTCGAGGAAGGCTTCAAGTGGTGGAACCTCGGCCGCGCCTCGGCGGTGGCGTTCCTGCTGTTCCTGATCATCCTGGGAGTGACGACGGTGATGCTGCGCTTCGGCCGCAAGAGGGACCTGGTATGA
- a CDS encoding sugar ABC transporter substrate-binding protein, which translates to MIGRWLSLGLLVVAVCGCARAPQGEVVRFWAMGREAEVVAELIPQFEKENPGIHVDIQNIPWTAAHEKLLTAFAADGLPDVCQLGNTWIPEFAELGTLQPLQSYVDRSKVVDPKDYFPGIWDTSVIDGQLYGIPWYVDTRLLFYRKDMLREAGVTKLPQTWAEWEQAMAAVKKHVGPKRYAILMPLNEFEQQLSLGLQLPDPLLRDHNNYGNFESPGFRKALAFYANMFEQGWAPKMSETQISNVWDEFFNGFYAFYISGPWNIREFRKVQPPALKDQWGTMPLPGPDGPGAGIAGGTSLVIFRKSEHKDAAWKLIEFLSRPQIQARFHALIGDMPPRRSTWAYPSLADDPLAHAFRDQLERVKPAPKVLEWERIVQEMRLATERVVRGGEPQEKAMRELDKRVDEILEKRRWIHQQHREGTAAPAAGAAP; encoded by the coding sequence ATGATCGGTCGTTGGTTGTCGTTGGGCCTGTTGGTCGTGGCCGTGTGCGGATGCGCGCGCGCGCCGCAGGGCGAGGTGGTGCGGTTCTGGGCGATGGGCCGCGAGGCCGAGGTGGTGGCCGAGCTGATTCCGCAGTTCGAGAAGGAGAACCCCGGCATCCACGTGGACATCCAGAACATCCCCTGGACCGCCGCGCACGAGAAGCTGCTCACCGCCTTCGCCGCCGACGGGTTGCCGGACGTGTGCCAGCTGGGCAACACCTGGATTCCCGAGTTCGCCGAACTGGGCACGCTGCAGCCGCTGCAGTCGTACGTCGACCGTTCCAAGGTGGTGGATCCGAAGGACTACTTCCCCGGGATCTGGGACACCAGCGTCATCGACGGCCAGCTCTACGGCATCCCCTGGTACGTGGACACGCGCCTGCTGTTCTACCGCAAGGACATGCTGCGCGAGGCCGGGGTGACCAAGCTGCCGCAGACCTGGGCCGAATGGGAACAGGCGATGGCGGCGGTGAAGAAGCACGTGGGGCCGAAGCGCTACGCGATCCTGATGCCGCTCAACGAGTTCGAGCAGCAGCTGTCGCTGGGCCTGCAATTGCCCGATCCGCTGCTGCGCGACCACAACAACTACGGCAACTTCGAAAGCCCCGGCTTCCGCAAGGCGCTGGCGTTCTACGCCAACATGTTCGAGCAGGGCTGGGCGCCGAAGATGTCCGAGACGCAGATCTCCAACGTCTGGGACGAGTTCTTCAACGGCTTCTATGCGTTCTACATCTCCGGCCCGTGGAACATCCGCGAGTTCCGCAAGGTGCAGCCGCCGGCGCTCAAGGACCAGTGGGGCACCATGCCGTTGCCGGGCCCGGACGGCCCCGGCGCGGGTATCGCCGGCGGCACCAGCCTGGTGATCTTCCGCAAGTCCGAGCACAAGGACGCGGCGTGGAAGCTGATCGAGTTCCTGTCGCGGCCGCAGATCCAGGCGCGCTTCCACGCGCTGATCGGCGACATGCCGCCGCGGCGCAGTACCTGGGCGTATCCGTCGCTGGCCGACGATCCGCTGGCGCATGCGTTCCGCGACCAGTTGGAGCGGGTCAAGCCGGCACCGAAGGTCCTGGAGTGGGAGCGCATCGTGCAGGAGATGCGGCTGGCCACCGAGCGGGTGGTGCGCGGCGGCGAACCCCAGGAGAAGGCGATGCGGGAACTGGACAAGCGGGTCGACGAGATCCTGGAGAAACGCCGCTGGATCCACCAGCAGCACCGCGAAGGCACGGCGGCGCCGGCCGCGGGAGCGGCCCCATGA
- a CDS encoding glucoamylase family protein — translation MLMAAGVLLTACKKTEEPKAVEKKPVKVILVEAELPPKPLKPELPQLFGDIERRTFQFFWDTTNETNGLTPDRFPSRPFASIASVGFSLTAYPIGIENGWISRTQAVDRTLTTLKFFRDVPVGPQRTGKAGYKGFYYHFLDMQNGRRYDSWVELSSVDTALLMMGVLFAQSYYDGDDPREKEIREIADTLYKRVDWTWLQVRDPLISMGWFPESGFISHDWMGYNEAMMLYVLALGSPTHAVSPDAWTVWTRTYNNDWGVYYGQEYLSFGPMFAHQYSHVWIDFRDIQDQYMRERGIDYFLNSRRAALAQREYAIANPMKWKDYGENVWGLTASDGPQNTEQEYRGEQRQFRHYSSRGAGLRENFDDGTIAPTAAVASLVFAPEVVIPATEEMHKRYGDFIYSSYGFLDSFNPSFNYDIPLKTGRVVPGRGWVSSDYIGIDQGPILAMIANYRNEFVWNVMKKNKYIRTGLERAGFTGGWLTPEGEAQPVPKKDEQAAAARAIGIAESRAAAAQAQQNPDQRQPQKPE, via the coding sequence ATGTTGATGGCAGCAGGGGTGCTGCTGACGGCCTGCAAGAAGACCGAGGAGCCGAAGGCGGTGGAGAAGAAGCCGGTCAAGGTGATCCTGGTCGAGGCCGAACTGCCGCCGAAACCGTTGAAGCCCGAGCTGCCGCAGCTGTTCGGCGACATCGAGCGGCGCACCTTCCAGTTCTTCTGGGACACCACCAACGAAACCAATGGCCTGACCCCCGACCGTTTCCCGTCGCGTCCGTTCGCCAGCATCGCCTCGGTGGGGTTCTCGCTGACGGCGTATCCCATCGGCATTGAGAACGGCTGGATCAGCCGCACCCAGGCGGTGGATCGCACCTTGACCACGCTGAAGTTCTTCCGCGATGTGCCGGTTGGCCCGCAGCGCACCGGCAAGGCCGGCTACAAGGGCTTCTATTACCACTTTCTCGATATGCAAAACGGCCGCCGTTACGATAGCTGGGTGGAGCTGTCGAGCGTGGATACCGCGCTGCTGATGATGGGCGTGCTGTTCGCGCAGTCGTACTACGACGGAGACGACCCGCGCGAGAAGGAGATTCGCGAGATCGCCGACACGCTGTACAAGCGCGTGGACTGGACCTGGCTGCAGGTGCGCGATCCGTTGATCTCGATGGGCTGGTTCCCCGAGAGCGGGTTCATCAGCCACGACTGGATGGGCTACAACGAAGCGATGATGCTGTACGTGCTGGCGTTGGGCTCGCCGACCCATGCGGTGAGCCCGGACGCGTGGACGGTATGGACCCGCACCTACAACAACGACTGGGGCGTGTACTACGGCCAGGAATACTTGTCGTTCGGGCCGATGTTCGCGCACCAGTACAGCCATGTCTGGATCGACTTCCGCGATATCCAGGACCAGTACATGCGCGAGCGCGGCATCGACTACTTCCTCAACAGCCGGCGCGCGGCGCTGGCGCAGCGTGAGTACGCCATCGCCAATCCGATGAAGTGGAAGGACTACGGCGAGAATGTGTGGGGCCTGACCGCCAGTGACGGTCCGCAGAACACCGAGCAGGAATACCGTGGCGAACAGCGCCAGTTCCGTCACTATTCCTCGCGCGGCGCCGGCCTGCGCGAGAACTTCGACGATGGCACCATCGCGCCGACCGCAGCGGTGGCCTCGCTAGTGTTCGCGCCGGAGGTGGTGATTCCGGCCACCGAGGAGATGCACAAGCGCTACGGCGACTTCATCTACTCCAGCTACGGTTTCCTGGATTCGTTCAACCCCAGCTTCAACTACGATATTCCGCTGAAGACCGGACGCGTGGTGCCCGGCCGCGGCTGGGTGTCCAGCGATTACATCGGCATCGACCAGGGGCCGATCCTGGCCATGATCGCCAACTACCGCAACGAGTTCGTCTGGAACGTGATGAAGAAGAACAAGTACATTCGCACCGGACTGGAGCGCGCCGGCTTCACCGGCGGCTGGCTCACCCCGGAAGGCGAGGCGCAGCCGGTGCCGAAGAAGGACGAGCAGGCCGCTGCGGCGCGGGCGATCGGCATCGCCGAATCGCGTGCCGCCGCTGCGCAGGCGCAACAGAATCCCGACCAGCGCCAGCCGCAGAAGCCCGAATGA